The Branchiostoma lanceolatum isolate klBraLanc5 chromosome 10, klBraLanc5.hap2, whole genome shotgun sequence genome has a window encoding:
- the LOC136443739 gene encoding ATP-binding cassette sub-family F member 3-like codes for MAACSDILIKYFPSIDSELTDYIVGVLDSSAEDIQSSEDVYDAVGEMLLELSEEGTGEDNVRDICLEMIRVLNINNDSKVSERQKLNAPVHLKSMAEDFNQQSEQSTSIWMARKEFNTAVDAKKLEKAEAKSKAKLEKRAEKEDKVEDCQIGMATASQATNRREAKLDASGMNRSYDIHVENLDVAFGDKVLLQDADLHLAVGRRYGLVGRNGIGKTTLLKMLSSGELRIPSHLSVLHVEQEVVGDNTMAVDSVLESDLVRSSLLKEEKELTAALNSTSPSTLDGRGSARLGEIYAKLEEIEADKAPARAAQILCGLGFTPRMQEMTTKEFSGGWRMRLALARALFMKPDLLLLDEPTNMLDIKAILWLENYLQTWSKTILVVSHDRLFLDSVATDIIHFHSRRLDYYRGNFEMFLKTKTEKLKNQQKEYESQKQYRDHIQVFIDRFRYNANRASQVQSKLKLLEKLPKLIPIEKEPDVILKFPDETEKLSPPILRLDEVDFYYSTDKPIFKKLDISADLDSRIAIVGENGTGKTTLLKILIGELDPVNGIRHVHRNLRIGYFSQHHVDQLEMNVTSVELLASRFPGKKVEEYRHQLGCYGVSGELAMRPVASLSGGQKSRVAFANMAMVRPNFFILDEPTNHLDMETIEALGKAIKKFKGGVILVSHDERLIRIVCKELWVCGNGTVRSVEGGFDEYKKILEEEFLQQ; via the exons atggctgcctgcAGTGATATCTTGATCAAGTATTTCCCGTCAATTGATTCGGAATTAACCGATTATATTGTCG GAGTGCTTGACAGCAGTGCAGAAGACATCCAGTCCAGTGAGGATGTGTACGATGCTGTTGGTGAGATGTTACTGGAGTTGTCAGAGGAGGGGACCGGGGAGGACAACGTCAGGGACATCTGTCTGGAGATGATCAGGGTTCTCAACAT AAATAATGACTCGAAAGTGTCAGAGAGACAGAAACTCAATGCTCCAGTCCACCTCAAGTCCATGGCAGAGGATTTTA ATCAACAATCTGAACAATCCACAAGTATATGGATGGCCAGGAAAGAATTTAACACT GCTGTGGATGCAAAAAAGTTAGAGAAGGCTGAGGCAAAGTCCAAAGCCAAACTAGAGAAACGAGCAGAGAAGGAAGACAAAGTAGAAGACTG TCAAATTGGGATGGCCACAGCTAGCCAGGCCACTAACAGAAGAGAAGCTAAACTAGACGCATCTGGTATGAACCGGTCATATGACATTCATGTGGAAAACTTGGACGTCGCATTTGGAGACAA AGTTTTGCTCCAAGATGCAGACCTCCATCTGGCTGTGGGCAGGAGATATGGTCTTGTGGGCAGAAACGGCATTGGGAAAACAACACTACTCAAGATGTTATcaag TGGTGAATTGAGGATTCCCTCCCACCTGTCTGTGCTCCACGTGGAGCAGGAGGTCGTCGGGGACAACACCATGGCTGTCGACAGTGTCCTTGAGAGCGACCTTGTCAGGTCCAGTCtactgaaagaagaaaaagaactcACAGCAGCACTGAATTCTACAAG tccATCCACTTTAGATGGCAGGGGAAGTGCAAGGTTAGGAGAG ATCTATGCCAAACTAGAAGAAATTGAAGCTGACAAGGCACCAGCAAG aGCTGCACAGATTCTCTGTGGTTTGGGATTCACACCTAGAATGCAGGAGATGACAACCAA AGAGTTCTCGGGTGGTTGGAGAATGAGACTGGCTCTGGCACGAGCTCTCTTCATGAA GCCAGATCTCTTACTGCTTGACG aaccTACCAACATGTTGGATATCAAAGCCATTCTGTGGCTGGAAAACTACCTTCAG ACGTGGTCCAAAACCATCCTTGTCGTGTCTCACGACCGGCTCTTCCTGGACTCCGTCGCCACTGACATCATCCACTTCCACTCCCGACGTCTGGACTACTACCGCGGAAACTTCGAGATGTTCCTCAAGACCAAGACGGAGAAactgaagaaccaacagaaGGAGTATGAGTCTCAGAAGCAGTACAGAGATCACATACAG GTGTTCATCGACAGATTTAGGTACAATGCAAACAGAGCCTCCCAAGTACAGAGCAAGCTGAAGCTACTGGAAAAACT CCCAAAGTTGATACCAATTGAGAAAGAGCCAGATGTCATCCTGAA GTTTCCAGATGAAACAGAGAAATTGTCCCCGCCCATCCTCAGACTGGATGAAGTGGACTTCTACTACAGCACTGACAAGCCGATCTTCAAGAAATTGGACATATCAGCAGACTTGGACTCAAGAATAGCCATT GTTGGTGAGAACGGCACAGGTAAAACAACCCTGTTGAAGATCTTGATTGGTGAACTGGATCCTGTGAATGGGATCAGACATGTACACAG GAACCTGAGGATAGGCTACTTTAGCCAGCACCACGTGGACCAACTAGAGATGAACGTCACATCTGTCGAGCTGCTGGCATCCAGGTTTCCag GTAAGAAGGTAGAAGAGTACAGACATCAGCTGGGGTGCTACGGTGTGTCTGGTGAACTCGCCATGAGGCCTGTTGCCAGTCTATCGGGAGGGCAGAAGAGCAGGGTAGCATTCGCCAACATGGCTATGGTCAG ACCAAATTTCTTCATCCTCGACGAACCGACCAATCACCTGGACATGGAGACCATAGAGGCTCTTGGGAAGGCTATCAAGAAGTTCAAG GGCGGTGTGATCCTGGTATCTCACGACGAGCGACTCATCCGCATCGTGTGCAAGGAATTGTGGGTATGTGGGAACGGCACGGTTCGAAGCGTGGAAGGGGGCTTTGACGAGTACAAGAAGATTCTGGAAGAGGAATTTCTGCAACAGTGA
- the LOC136443741 gene encoding uncharacterized protein: MTAFDWMSRRSAFLLLYLGFFLLSTTFGEPTYKIGRQLLTVTPDTSTVPTTGGTTVSSAVGTSPQGTATVSSQQNEGTATSTTGGTLITSHGTLTVNSVKSTLPMTTTKETSSMMAVPTQTMSTPTVTTTGVSSQKFSTLSSSTMASTEEKGSIPATNTTAEMPGTMSAPMVMTNDTINTTVKASPSTACETCSQTISTNIENITASINPSNLTTAPAQGNQTWITDTMFSSSIMTTAGNVTGQGSSPVLSPDKVKGLIMICTTIGFLTILSIVSYSLKVCWWDKRTPKVEKGRQVYEVPPVAPRKVPKRKKSLPRDPRRGGRRNDDLESEEPYQTFDYDKYDHAYIQPVDHHPSGRYVYAYGGSSKSSLGSMPEEPEDVYLELHE; the protein is encoded by the exons ATGACGGCCTTTGACTGGATGTCAAGAAGATCAGCATTTCTTCTGCTGTATCTTGGATTCTTTCTTCTCTCCACAACATTTGGAGAACCAACGTACAAGATAGGAAGACAGCTCCTAACAGTGACTCCTGATACGTCAACAGTACCTACCACTGGTGGTACCACAGTCAGCTCTGCTGTAGGTACTTCCCCCCAGGGTACTGCGACTGTTTCTTCCCAGCAGAATGAAGGTACTGCTACCAGTACCACTGGAGGTACTTTGATAACAAGCCATGGTACTTTGACTGTAAACTCTGTGAAAAGTACTTTGCCGATGACAACTACGAAAGAAACGAGTTCCATGATGGCAGTGCCTACTCAAACAATGAGTACACCAACAGTCACTACCACTGGTGTTTCATCTCAGAAATTCAGCACGCTTTCATCATCAACCATGGCAAGTACAGAAGAGAAAGGGAGCATACCTGCAACAAACACAACAGCAGAAATGCCAGGAACAATGTCTGCGCCGATGGTTATGACGAACGACACAATAAACACGACAGTGAAAGCGTCACCGTCTACCGCATGCGAGACGTGCAGCCAAACAATTTCCACCAACATCGAAAACATCACCGCTTCTATAAATCCCAGCAACTTGACGACAGCTCCTGCACAAGGGAACCAGACCTGGATAACCGATACAATGTTCAGCAGTTCAATCATGACTACAGCTGGAAATGTGACAGGACAAGGATCATCTCCTGTCCTAAGCCCCGACAAAGTAAAGGGTCTGATCATGATCTGTACCACTATTGGGTTCCTCACCATCCTCTCCATTGTTTCCTACTCCCTCAAAGTGTGCTGGTGGGACAAACGGACCCCGAAGGTTGAGAAGGGGAGGCAAGTCTATGAGGTTCCGCCCGTGGCTCCTAGAAAAGTACCGAAGCGGAAAAAATCCCTGCCAAGGGATCCAAGGAGAGGGGGTAGAAGAAATGATGATCTAGAG TCTGAAGAACCATACCAGACGTTCGACTATGACAAGTACGATCATGCGTACATCCAACCCGTGGACCACCACCCGTCCGGCCGCTACGTGTACGCGTACGGTGGGTCGTCAAAATCGTCCCTGGGGTCCATGCCCGAGGAACCTGAGGACGTGTACCTAGAGCTACATGAGTGA